One Drosophila subobscura isolate 14011-0131.10 chromosome U, UCBerk_Dsub_1.0, whole genome shotgun sequence DNA window includes the following coding sequences:
- the LOC117900818 gene encoding epidermal growth factor receptor kinase substrate 8-like protein 1 → MVNHHSNGGGSAGNSSGSLRGGGGGGAHGGGDYSGDDRSGGGEERERLDGDLHDKPTYLLEHLATFTVNKESGIVYPADGMRRLLQLEKTTGIWSQKMQLCLDYQWVLIMDYETGNIIERFPASLVQEPTAFTSNDAMELYNNILVFIVSGGGGSRSEMHIFQSQSVSAVHLVEDLKQLRSGKMITQQRGATPTQSAGASGMAMMMSKTSSSSSHSRAELHQQREQRGERERDRERERDRDRERERERERESHHHNMHQRSSVEQYGMRGGGAVTEVDLGHNGETDSEHGGVNERDETSSTSSEKYERDVAVLNHCFDDIEKFIARLQHAAAASRELERRRRNRKSKKRDPGEGLLTLRTRPPHEKEFVDIFAKFKLSFNLLAKLKAHIHDPNAPELVHFLFTPLALIVEASSDTYYESQLPARVVNPLLTREAINLLINCVTSKETELWRSLGDAWVIPRDQWKDDVGSYHPVFLDGWSPDYLINDELEPTSPPAHVSKRRLEVQAGPGHGSGLNGRGPPGGGVYDDYDTGNGMAMAMGMGIEKYTIHHGNDRERDRDRERERDRDRDRAGAISASDFNTRSELSFDSIERGGAAGGHGPGPGAGPTLSAITAGLQNLHTRDSRGGNGGGGAGGGGAYGAGAGTASELSVAGGRATNVSDDQMLESWLEDLQTGGSKIVLVTYPRTANNDKELSVMRGEYLEILDDTRKWWKARNMRGQVAHVPHTIVTPFNYGDGDGAQYYGQPVQQQQPLPQGGPASKSRPGDNTGMEQRSPDPTDMMRSKHLGKKGEFRYF, encoded by the exons ATGGTCAATCATCATTCGaatggcggcggcagtgctgggaacagcagcggcagcctgcGAGGCGGTGGGGGCGGAGGAGCCCACGGCGGCGGCGACTACTCGGGCGATGAtcgcagtggcggcggcgagGAGCGTGAGCGTTTGGACGGTGATCTGCACGACAAGCCCACCTACCTGCTGGAGCATCTGGCCACCTTCACCGTGAACAAGGAGTCGGGCATTGTGTACCCAGCGGATGGCATGCGCCGCCTGCTACAGCTGGAGAAGACCACGGGCATTTGGTCGCAGAAGATGCAGCTCTGCCTCGACTACCAGTGGGTGCTCATCATGGACTACGAAACGGGG AACATCATTGAGCGTTTCCCGGCGTCACTCGTGCAGGAGCCCACGGCATTCACCTCCAACGATGCCATGGAGCTGTACAACAACATTCTCGTTTTCATTGTATCCGGCGGCGGTGGTTCCCGCTCCGAGATGCACATATTCCAG TCACAAAGCGTGTCCGCTGTCCATTTGGTGGAGGATCTGAAGCAGCTGCGCAGCGGCAAGATGATCACACAGCAGCGCGGGGCGACGCCCACGCAGTCGGCAGGTGCCTCCGGCATGGCCATGATGATGAGCAAgacctcctcctcgtcctcccaCAGTCGGGCCGagctgcatcagcagcgggagcagcgtGGCGAAcgggagagagacagggaacGCGAacgggacagggacagggagcgagagcgggagcgggagcgggagagtCACCATCACAACATGCACCAAAGGAGCAGCGTGGAGCAGTACGGCATGCGAGGCGGCGGAGCCGTGACCGAAGTGGACCTCGGCCACAACGGCGAGACGGACTCGGAGCATGGCGGCGTCAACGAGCGCGACGAGACGAGCTCCACCTCCAGCGAGAAGTACGAGCGGGACGTGGCCGTGCTCAATCATTGCTTCGACGACATTGAGAAGTTCATAGCGCGACTGCAGCACGCGGCTGCCGCTTCGAGAGAGCTGGAGCGGCGTAGGCGGAATCGGAAGTCAAAGAAGCGTGACCCGGGAGAGGGTCTGCTGACGCTACGGACGCGGCCGCCACACGAGAAGGAGTTCGTGGATATATTCGCCAAATTCAAGCTGTCGTTCAACCTGCTGGCCAAGCTGAAGGCGCACATCCACGACCCGAATGCCCCCGAGCTGGTGCACTTCCTGTTCACCCCACTGGCCCTCATTGTGGAGGCATCGAGCGACACCTACTACGAGTCGCAGCTGCCGGCGAGAGTTGTCAATCCGCTGCTAACGCGCGAGGCCATCAATCTGCTCATCAACTGCGTCACCAGCAAGGAGACGGAGCTGTGGCGTTCCCTCGGCGATGCCTGGGTCATACCGCGTGACCAGTGGAAGGACGACGTTGGCTCCTATCACCCTGTCTTCCTCGATGGCTGGTCGCCCGACTACCTGATCAACGATGAGCTGGAGCCCACATCCCCGCCAGCGCATGTCAGCAAGCGGCGTCTCGAGGTACAGGCCGGTCCCGGCCATGGCTCTGGACTGAATGGTCGCGGGCCGCCCGGCGGCGGCGTCTACGATGACTACGACACTGGCAacggcatggccatggccatgggcatgggcatcgAGAAGTACACCATCCACCATGGAAACGATCGGGAgcgggacagggacagggagagagagcgcgatcGTGACAGGGATCGTGCGGGTGCCATCAGTGCCTCAGACTTTAATACCCGCAGCGAGCTGTCCTTCGACTCCATTGAGCGGGGCGGCGCAGCGGGTGGCCATGGCCCAGGACCCGGGGCAGGACCCACACTGAGCGCCATTACCGCTGGCCTGCAGAATCTTCACACGCGAGACTCCCGCGGCGGcaacggaggaggaggagcaggcggtgGTGGCGCCTATGGCGCAGGTGCTGGAACTGCCTCCGAGCTGtcggtggctggtggcagggCGACCAATGTCAGCGATGACCAAATGCTCGAGTCCTGGCTGGAGGATCTGCAAACGGGCGGCTCCAAAATTGTGCTGGTCACGTATCCGCGCACGGCCAACAACGACAAGGAGCTCAGCGTGATGCGAGGCGAATACCTGGAG ATCCTCGATGACACGCGAAAGTGGTGGAAGGCGCGCAACATGCGCGGCCAGGTGGCCCATGTCCCGCACACGATTGTCACGCCCTTCAACTATGGTGACGGCGATGGAGCCCAGTACTATGGCCAGccggtgcagcagcagcagccactgccgcagGGCGGTCCTGCGAGCAAGTCCCGGCCAGGG GACAACACTGGAATGGAACAGCGCTCACCAGACCCCACGGACATGATGCGCAGCAAGCATCTGGGGAAGAAGGGCGAGTTTCGTTACTTCTAG
- the LOC117900824 gene encoding uncharacterized protein LOC117900824: MNVWKAKVLTEVPFGHVLVVSGRVKPHPNKISLDLTDNVNEKNESETVYLKIEANFREGQIIRSMFQPGEGWQQEEISKNWKSDGPKNPLIPGQSFTFRVAVLQRCFEIYVNDQLYGSFEFVKFPKQINYVRAYGDFEKITQFHHRMLFPLVFPRTLMCPDRIAFQSDVPRRYETGTVVAMECIAKGPPTTEFSICFQCNDTGRTVLRFQVNFDRTTVSRSYQREDNSFASDDEETEGEFPFVRGKLFKIAFGLGDRAFLIAVNGQYFTYYNFPVRPFSISTLKCFTNDVGDFAVRSLEYHSDSPLLSRVEKLSII, from the exons ATGAACGTGTGGAAGGCAAAGGTGCTAACGGAGGTGCCCTTCGGGCATGTGCTCGTTGTCAGTGGACGCGTCAAGCCGCATCCCAATAA AATCTCGCTGGACCTCACGGACAATGTCAACGAGAAGAACGAGAGCGAAACGGTCTACCTGAAGATCGAGGCCAACTTCCGTGAGGGCCAGATCATTCGCAGCATGTTCCAGCCCGGCGAGGgttggcagcaggaggaaatCTCCAAGAACTGGAAGAGCGACGGGCCCAAGAATCCCCTGATACCCGGCCAGAGCTTCACCTTCCGCGTGGCCGTGCTCCAGCGCTGCTTCGAGATCTACGTGAACGATCAGCTGTACGGATCCTTTGAGTTTGTCAAGTTCCCCAAGCAAATCAATTACGTGCGGGCCTATGGCGACTTCGAGAAGATCACGCAGTTCCATCACCGCATGCTCTTCCCACTGGTCTTCCCTCGCACCCTCATGTGCCCCGATCGCATTGCCTTCCAGAGTGATGTGCCCCGCCGCTACGAGACGGGCACTGTTGTGGCCATGGAGTGTATTGCCAAGGGTCCACCCACCACGGAGTTCTCCATTTGCTTTCAGTGCAACGACACCGGACGCACCGTGCTTCGCTTTCAGGTGAACTTTGACAGGACGACCGTTTCCAGGAGCTACCAACGCGAGGACAACAG CTTTGCCAGCGACGACGAGGAGACCGAGGGCGAGTTCCCCTTTGTGCGTGGCAAACTCTTCAAGATTGCCTTTGGCCTCGGCGATCGCGCTTTTCTCATTGCCGTCAACGGGCAGTACTTTACGTACTACAACTTCCCAGTGCGCCCTTTCTCCATCTCTACGCTGAAGTGTTTTACCAATGATGTGGGCGACTTTGCCGTGAGGAGCCTGGAATACCACTCGGACTCGCCGTTGTTGTCACGCGTGGAGAAGCTGTCCATTATCTAG